Proteins from a single region of Candidatus Palauibacter scopulicola:
- a CDS encoding NADH-quinone oxidoreductase subunit M — protein sequence MAFYDGHWILTALVVLPLVGGAACLVAPEARAKTVALATTLVLFALSLPLFWTFDTAEPGFQNLVSIPWIEAWGISYAVGLDGISILMILLTTFTMPLAVAGSFSYIRRRERAFYAMLLFLTTGMIGVFVALDLFLFYVFWEIMLIPMYFLIGVWGGERRIYSAVKFFLYTAVGSLLMLVAIVTLAWIFQDGSGAWSFAYEDLVSLELARRAQLWLFAGFALAFAIKVPLFPFHTWLPDAHVEAPTAGSVILAGVLLKMGVYGFLRFGLPFFPAAATDPMVVNAMLVLGLIGILYAAWVAAVQPDAKKLIAYTSVAHLGFVVLGVFGLTTQGIEGGILQMVNHGISTGALFLLIGMLYERRHSRQIADFGGIAKVMPVFAFALVVVALSSVGLPGTNGFVGEFLILVGTFRTHPWIAAIATTGVIFAACYMLPMVQRVLFNRLDREENRALTDVNRRERLILAPLLALILLIGVWPGPFLNRTRASVQALIEQVETRSANVASSEAGAVELGLEAGTQAEPGVGLEGGADAGGGE from the coding sequence ATGGCCTTCTACGACGGGCACTGGATCCTGACCGCGCTCGTGGTCCTCCCCCTCGTGGGCGGCGCGGCCTGCCTCGTGGCGCCGGAGGCGCGCGCGAAGACCGTCGCCCTCGCGACGACGCTCGTCCTGTTCGCGCTCTCGCTGCCGCTCTTCTGGACCTTCGACACGGCGGAGCCGGGGTTCCAGAACCTCGTCTCCATCCCGTGGATCGAGGCGTGGGGGATCTCCTACGCGGTGGGCCTGGACGGGATCTCCATCCTCATGATCCTGCTCACGACCTTCACGATGCCGCTGGCCGTGGCGGGGTCCTTCTCCTACATCCGGCGCCGGGAGCGCGCCTTCTACGCGATGCTCCTCTTCCTCACGACGGGGATGATCGGCGTCTTCGTCGCCCTCGATCTCTTCCTGTTCTACGTGTTCTGGGAGATCATGCTGATTCCGATGTACTTCCTCATCGGGGTCTGGGGTGGGGAGCGCCGGATCTATTCCGCCGTGAAGTTTTTCCTCTACACGGCGGTGGGCTCGCTCCTCATGCTGGTCGCGATCGTGACCCTCGCCTGGATCTTCCAGGACGGCTCCGGGGCGTGGAGCTTCGCCTACGAGGATCTGGTGTCGCTGGAACTCGCGCGGCGGGCGCAACTGTGGCTCTTCGCGGGGTTCGCGCTCGCGTTCGCGATCAAGGTGCCGCTCTTCCCGTTCCACACCTGGCTGCCCGACGCGCACGTGGAGGCGCCGACGGCGGGTTCGGTGATCCTGGCGGGCGTGCTGCTGAAGATGGGCGTGTACGGGTTCCTCCGCTTCGGACTCCCCTTCTTCCCGGCCGCGGCAACGGACCCGATGGTGGTGAACGCGATGCTCGTGCTGGGGCTGATCGGGATCCTCTACGCGGCTTGGGTGGCGGCGGTGCAGCCGGACGCGAAGAAGCTCATCGCCTATACGTCGGTCGCCCACCTCGGCTTCGTCGTGCTCGGCGTGTTCGGGCTCACGACGCAGGGGATCGAGGGCGGCATCCTGCAGATGGTGAACCACGGGATCTCGACGGGCGCGCTCTTCCTCCTCATCGGGATGCTGTACGAGCGGCGCCACTCGCGGCAGATCGCCGACTTCGGCGGCATCGCGAAGGTGATGCCGGTGTTCGCCTTCGCGCTCGTCGTCGTCGCGCTGTCCTCCGTCGGGCTGCCGGGGACGAACGGCTTCGTCGGCGAGTTCCTGATCCTCGTGGGGACGTTCAGGACGCACCCGTGGATCGCCGCCATCGCCACGACGGGCGTGATCTTCGCGGCCTGCTACATGCTGCCCATGGTGCAGCGCGTGCTCTTCAACCGCCTCGACCGCGAGGAGAACCGGGCGCTCACCGACGTGAACCGCCGGGAGCGGCTGATCCTCGCGCCGCTCCTCGCGCTCATCCTGCTCATCGGCGTGTGGCCGGGCCCCTTCCTGAACCGGACGCGGGCGTCGGTGCAGGCGCTGATCGAGCAGGTGGAGACGCGGTCGGCGAACGTCGCGTCGTCGGAGGCTGGCGCCGTCGAACTCGGACTCGAGGCCGGGACCCAGGCCGAACCCGGGGTCGGGCTGGAGGGCGGGGCCGATGCCGGGGGAGGGGAGTGA
- a CDS encoding NADH-quinone oxidoreductase subunit L: protein MSLGAVAAAGPGALSAGAAALAGQEGAAGGFQPVLPWLILALPLLGAAVNGIGAFLWRDDKRLPTIVGPAALLGSFAVVLVNFIAMSGADLHGAEVVGLWNWIVSGDLRIGVDLQFDQLSMLMCMIVTGVGSLIHIYSVGYMRDDPGYSRYFSYLNLFVFFMLVLVLGASFPLMFVGWEGVGLCSYLLIGFWYENRDYANAGKKAFIMNRIGDAGFLVAMFLVFMAFGTLDFIPVLEAADGTLAYGGALVTGITLLLFLGCTGKSAQIPLHTWLPDAMAGPTPVSALIHAATMVTAGVYLIARTSVLFALSPVAQGVVAAVGAGTALFAASIAIRQYDIKKVLAYSTISQLGYMFLAVGVGAFTAGVFHLMTHAFFKALLFLGAGAVIHAVHHAWAHGDGHGDGQEQEDGHGDAHHGDPNDMRNHGGLRKFMPRTFVFMWVATLAIAGVPPLAGFFSKDEIIWYSGAYGSPILWGVALATALLTAVYMARLMVLTFHGGNRTFGHRGGAEAGRKLHEVPAVMWAPLAVLAVLSVVGGWANIPEALPLLPTFEWLHHWLEPVFAPAIAVKEAHGFAPEYRSPVGGGEALWAVISAAIAIAAVVGTVRFLSPKPVPTEAEAVAPTGFARVLHDKWYVDELYDRAIVRPSLALWRACWRIVDAGLIDGAVNGAGRAARLLGWAGGQLQTGRVTTYLVAFMLGALLVLGVLS, encoded by the coding sequence GTGAGCCTCGGCGCGGTCGCGGCGGCGGGCCCCGGGGCGCTCTCGGCGGGAGCCGCCGCCCTCGCGGGTCAGGAGGGCGCGGCGGGCGGGTTCCAGCCCGTGCTCCCGTGGCTCATCCTCGCCCTCCCGCTGCTCGGGGCGGCGGTCAACGGGATCGGGGCCTTCCTGTGGCGCGACGACAAGCGGCTTCCGACGATCGTCGGGCCCGCGGCGCTGCTCGGGAGCTTCGCGGTCGTCCTCGTGAACTTCATCGCGATGAGCGGCGCGGATCTGCACGGCGCGGAAGTCGTCGGCCTGTGGAACTGGATCGTGTCCGGGGACCTCCGCATCGGCGTCGACCTCCAGTTCGACCAGCTCTCGATGCTGATGTGCATGATCGTCACCGGCGTCGGGAGCCTGATCCACATCTATTCCGTCGGCTACATGCGCGACGATCCGGGCTATTCGCGCTACTTCTCGTATCTCAACCTGTTCGTCTTCTTCATGCTCGTCCTCGTCCTCGGGGCCAGCTTCCCGCTGATGTTCGTGGGCTGGGAGGGCGTGGGGCTGTGTTCGTACCTGCTCATCGGCTTCTGGTACGAGAACCGGGACTACGCGAACGCGGGCAAGAAGGCGTTCATCATGAACCGGATCGGCGACGCGGGGTTCCTCGTCGCCATGTTCCTCGTCTTCATGGCCTTCGGGACGCTGGACTTCATCCCCGTCCTCGAGGCGGCGGACGGGACGCTCGCGTACGGCGGCGCGCTCGTCACGGGGATCACGCTCCTCCTCTTCCTCGGCTGCACCGGGAAGTCGGCCCAGATTCCGCTCCACACATGGCTGCCCGACGCGATGGCGGGCCCCACGCCCGTCTCGGCGCTCATTCACGCGGCCACGATGGTGACGGCCGGCGTCTATCTCATCGCGCGCACCAGCGTCCTGTTCGCGCTCTCGCCCGTGGCTCAGGGCGTGGTGGCGGCGGTCGGGGCGGGGACGGCGCTCTTCGCGGCCTCGATCGCGATCCGGCAGTACGACATCAAGAAGGTGCTCGCGTACTCCACGATCTCGCAGCTCGGCTACATGTTCCTCGCCGTCGGGGTGGGGGCGTTCACGGCCGGCGTCTTCCATCTGATGACGCACGCCTTCTTCAAGGCGCTCCTCTTCCTGGGAGCGGGGGCCGTGATCCACGCGGTGCACCACGCGTGGGCGCATGGAGATGGGCACGGCGACGGGCAGGAACAGGAAGACGGGCACGGCGACGCGCACCACGGCGACCCGAACGACATGCGGAACCACGGCGGGCTCCGGAAGTTCATGCCGCGCACGTTCGTCTTCATGTGGGTCGCGACGCTCGCCATCGCGGGGGTGCCGCCGCTGGCCGGGTTCTTCTCGAAGGACGAAATCATCTGGTACTCGGGGGCGTACGGATCCCCGATCCTGTGGGGCGTGGCGCTGGCCACGGCGCTGCTCACGGCGGTCTACATGGCCCGGCTCATGGTGCTGACCTTCCACGGGGGGAACCGGACCTTCGGCCACAGGGGAGGGGCGGAAGCGGGACGGAAGCTGCACGAGGTGCCCGCCGTCATGTGGGCCCCGCTGGCGGTGCTCGCGGTCCTCTCCGTGGTGGGGGGCTGGGCGAACATCCCCGAGGCACTGCCGCTGCTGCCGACGTTCGAGTGGCTGCATCACTGGCTGGAGCCGGTGTTCGCGCCGGCGATCGCCGTCAAGGAGGCGCACGGCTTCGCGCCCGAATACCGGTCGCCCGTCGGGGGCGGCGAGGCGCTGTGGGCGGTGATCTCCGCCGCGATCGCGATCGCGGCCGTGGTGGGGACGGTGCGCTTCCTGTCGCCGAAGCCGGTGCCGACCGAGGCGGAGGCGGTGGCGCCGACCGGGTTCGCCCGCGTGCTCCACGACAAATGGTACGTGGATGAACTGTACGACCGCGCGATCGTCCGCCCCTCGCTCGCCCTGTGGCGCGCCTGCTGGCGGATCGTGGACGCGGGGCTCATCGACGGCGCCGTGAACGGCGCCGGGCGGGCCGCCCGCCTCCTCGGATGGGCCGGGGGACAGCTCCAGACGGGCCGCGTGACCACCTACCTCGTCGCCTTCATGCTCGGGGCCCTCCTCGTTCTCGGGGTGCTCTCGTGA
- the nuoK gene encoding NADH-quinone oxidoreductase subunit NuoK, translating to MAAALGLNGLIALFVSAILFTIGVIGVLLRRNAIIVFMCIELMLNAANLSLVAFSRMHGIEGQIFVFFVMAVAAAEAAVGLAIIIAIFRHYEVVDLDRFRLLKW from the coding sequence ATGGCGGCCGCGCTCGGCCTGAACGGGCTCATCGCCCTCTTCGTGAGCGCGATCCTGTTCACGATCGGCGTGATCGGGGTCCTGCTGCGGCGCAACGCGATCATCGTCTTCATGTGCATCGAACTGATGCTGAACGCCGCGAACCTGTCCCTCGTCGCCTTCTCGCGCATGCACGGGATCGAGGGCCAGATCTTCGTCTTCTTCGTCATGGCCGTGGCCGCGGCGGAGGCCGCCGTGGGGCTCGCGATCATCATCGCGATCTTCCGGCACTATGAAGTCGTGGACCTCGACCGCTTCCGGCTCCTGAAGTGGTGA
- a CDS encoding NADH-quinone oxidoreductase subunit J, producing MIQDFLFQAFAAGSILGAVIMVTRRNPVSAVIFLVGVFFATSGMFLMLDAHYIAAINVILYGGAIMVLFLFVLMLLNLGHADWRDLRGPVGGLIGGSISIAFLGVLTRLFVGGTDARPVVELAGSALREAAAEQGVVGVVARPLFTEYTIVLEVTGVLLLVSMVGTILLARRERSVGERERT from the coding sequence ATGATCCAGGACTTCCTCTTCCAGGCCTTCGCGGCGGGTTCGATTCTGGGCGCGGTGATCATGGTCACGCGCCGGAACCCCGTGTCCGCGGTGATCTTCCTGGTCGGCGTGTTCTTCGCCACGTCGGGCATGTTCCTTATGCTGGACGCGCACTACATCGCGGCGATCAACGTGATCCTGTACGGCGGGGCCATCATGGTCCTGTTCCTCTTCGTTCTCATGCTCCTGAACCTGGGGCACGCGGACTGGCGCGACCTGCGGGGGCCGGTGGGCGGGCTCATCGGCGGCTCGATCTCCATCGCCTTCCTCGGCGTGCTCACGCGCCTCTTCGTGGGCGGGACGGACGCGCGCCCCGTCGTGGAGCTCGCCGGCAGCGCGCTGCGCGAGGCGGCGGCGGAGCAGGGGGTCGTCGGCGTCGTGGCCCGGCCGCTCTTCACGGAGTACACGATCGTGCTCGAGGTCACCGGCGTCCTCCTGCTCGTGTCCATGGTGGGCACGATCCTGCTCGCCCGCAGGGAGCGGAGCGTGGGCGAGAGGGAGCGGACGTGA
- a CDS encoding NADH-quinone oxidoreductase subunit I yields MPGDVKVVERPRAESSYVRAAAKGMSITMRHLLSPNKKTQQYPDEKWELAPRTRGTHRMAVHEDGRAKCVACGLCPTVCPVNCIKLVPAEDENGERYAAIYEIDEFRCIFCGYCQEVCPVEAIHLGVHYENAEYSRERWVYDLERLVEQEHPVTALWDPQDPASQ; encoded by the coding sequence ATGCCTGGAGATGTGAAGGTCGTGGAGCGCCCGCGGGCCGAGAGCTCGTACGTGCGGGCGGCGGCGAAGGGGATGTCGATCACCATGCGGCACCTCCTGAGCCCGAACAAGAAGACGCAGCAGTACCCGGACGAGAAGTGGGAACTCGCGCCTCGCACGCGCGGCACGCACCGCATGGCGGTGCACGAGGACGGACGGGCGAAGTGCGTGGCGTGCGGCCTGTGCCCGACCGTGTGTCCCGTGAACTGCATCAAGCTGGTGCCGGCGGAGGACGAGAACGGCGAGCGCTACGCGGCGATCTACGAGATCGACGAGTTCCGCTGCATCTTCTGCGGCTACTGCCAGGAGGTGTGCCCGGTGGAGGCGATCCACCTCGGCGTGCACTACGAGAACGCGGAGTACTCGCGCGAGCGCTGGGTGTACGACCTCGAGCGCCTCGTCGAGCAGGAGCACCCCGTGACGGCGCTGTGGGATCCGCAGGACCCGGCGTCGCAGTGA
- a CDS encoding complex I subunit 1 family protein: MNAVTGAAFALATVGKVMVFFTLLMLAVMLATIFERKVCGFMQDRSGPNRVGPWGLLQVIADGLKNLLKEETMPEQAVRPFFLLAPVLAIVPATILFAVIPFASPLPTQWGLVEMIVADVPIGFLYVLAIGSIGVYGVAMGGWASGSKYSLLGGLRGSAQMVSYEVALALSLVPLILLTGDVRAPEIVSMQQTFTAGPATYATWFVFPLLIGLFFFFVSGLAETNRLPFDMPEAEAELITGYHTEYSAMKFSMFMIGEFAHVITVAALVTVFFLGGWDIPFWQGDNIRVLSDGTVIGEPTWWKTLLTLGAFGVKTSLLVLVFVWIRWTLPRFRYDQLMDLGWKFMLEAVTVYILVIAFVILGIEAVGIPAGGWYAFVLFLVNLALAGVLFFAMDRGTLIRGGAKGTKSAGGAGQGG, from the coding sequence GTGAACGCGGTCACCGGCGCCGCTTTCGCCCTCGCCACCGTGGGGAAGGTCATGGTCTTCTTCACCTTGCTCATGCTCGCGGTCATGCTCGCCACGATCTTCGAGCGCAAGGTGTGCGGCTTCATGCAGGACCGGAGCGGCCCCAACCGCGTCGGGCCGTGGGGACTCCTGCAGGTCATCGCCGACGGGCTCAAGAACCTCCTCAAGGAAGAGACGATGCCGGAGCAGGCGGTCCGGCCCTTCTTCCTCCTCGCGCCCGTCCTCGCGATCGTGCCGGCCACCATCCTCTTCGCCGTCATCCCCTTCGCCTCTCCCCTGCCCACGCAGTGGGGACTCGTGGAGATGATCGTGGCGGACGTGCCGATCGGTTTCCTCTACGTGCTCGCGATCGGTTCGATCGGCGTGTACGGCGTCGCCATGGGCGGCTGGGCCTCCGGGTCGAAGTACTCGCTGCTCGGCGGCCTGCGCGGCTCCGCGCAGATGGTGAGCTACGAGGTCGCGCTCGCGCTCAGCCTCGTCCCGCTCATCCTGCTGACCGGCGACGTGCGCGCCCCCGAGATCGTCTCCATGCAGCAGACGTTCACCGCGGGGCCGGCGACCTACGCGACCTGGTTCGTGTTTCCGCTCCTCATCGGTCTCTTCTTCTTCTTCGTGTCGGGGCTCGCGGAGACGAACCGCCTCCCGTTCGACATGCCCGAAGCGGAGGCCGAACTCATCACCGGATACCACACGGAGTATTCGGCGATGAAGTTCTCGATGTTCATGATCGGCGAGTTCGCGCACGTGATCACGGTCGCGGCGCTCGTCACGGTCTTCTTCCTCGGCGGGTGGGACATCCCGTTCTGGCAGGGGGACAACATCCGCGTCCTCTCCGACGGGACGGTGATCGGGGAGCCGACGTGGTGGAAGACGCTGCTCACGCTCGGCGCCTTCGGCGTGAAGACGTCGCTGCTCGTGCTCGTCTTCGTATGGATTCGGTGGACGCTGCCGCGCTTCCGCTACGACCAGCTCATGGACCTGGGCTGGAAGTTCATGCTCGAAGCGGTGACGGTCTACATCCTCGTCATCGCCTTCGTCATCCTCGGCATCGAGGCGGTCGGGATCCCGGCCGGCGGCTGGTACGCGTTCGTGCTTTTCCTCGTGAACCTTGCGCTCGCGGGGGTGCTCTTCTTCGCCATGGACCGGGGGACGCTGATCCGCGGCGGGGCGAAGGGGACGAAGTCGGCCGGCGGCGCCGGTCAGGGAGGGTAG
- a CDS encoding molybdopterin-dependent oxidoreductase, producing MAENGAKATVTLTIDGVEVTVPSGTRVIEAAEHVGVVVPRYCYHPGIPTRPAQCRMCLVEVEGRPKLEPSCTLQAADDMVVNTASDTARTARQSVIEFLLVNHPLDCPICDAAGQCMLQDYAYVTNQLESRVDEPKRIMGRDRISDDILYFADRCVICTRCVRFMRDVAEDDSLIVAQRGDKAYIDTFPGRELDNPFQGNIVDVCPVGALVHEDFVFKARAWDMDATASVCPGCPTGCNVTIDTKENQIVRVKPRHNAAVNSWWMCDYGRNHLVMTNRGVRAEVPLIRDGGDDSGDDGGALRPVDWATALDWVTEKVDALGAPGGSAVVSPDASNENLFYVHRLLERLGVAGAAFRVEQGETAELPTVPTLKLRADRAANVAGAEIFGGRRADGLPGGPAGGVLVVLDDDLEGAGEDFGASADFFLYLGTRLPGAARNADAVLPIATFAEMDGTFTNFEGRVQRFHQALRPPGLARPGWMVLSRVLARLGDGEAVNEVRGAFERMVAEAPAFAGLTWDGIGLKGAPAAGSATAAAAAAGIHGPQKADA from the coding sequence TGTGTCTCGTGGAGGTCGAGGGACGCCCCAAGCTCGAGCCCTCGTGTACGCTGCAGGCGGCCGACGACATGGTCGTGAATACGGCGAGCGACACGGCGCGCACGGCCCGCCAGTCGGTCATCGAGTTCCTCCTCGTCAACCACCCGCTCGACTGCCCGATCTGCGACGCGGCGGGGCAGTGCATGCTCCAGGACTACGCCTACGTCACGAACCAGCTCGAGAGCCGGGTCGACGAGCCGAAGCGGATCATGGGGCGCGACCGCATCTCCGACGACATCCTCTACTTCGCGGACCGCTGCGTCATCTGCACGCGCTGCGTGCGCTTCATGCGGGACGTGGCGGAGGACGACTCGCTCATCGTCGCCCAGCGCGGGGACAAGGCCTACATCGACACCTTCCCGGGACGCGAACTCGACAACCCCTTCCAGGGGAACATCGTCGACGTGTGCCCGGTCGGCGCGCTCGTGCACGAGGACTTCGTGTTCAAGGCGCGGGCGTGGGACATGGACGCGACGGCGAGCGTGTGCCCGGGGTGCCCGACCGGCTGCAACGTCACGATCGACACGAAGGAGAACCAGATCGTGCGCGTGAAGCCGCGGCACAACGCGGCGGTCAACTCGTGGTGGATGTGCGACTACGGGCGCAATCACCTCGTGATGACGAACCGCGGCGTGCGGGCCGAGGTCCCCCTCATCCGCGACGGCGGGGACGATAGCGGCGACGACGGCGGTGCCCTGCGGCCGGTCGACTGGGCGACGGCGCTCGACTGGGTGACGGAGAAGGTTGACGCGCTTGGCGCGCCCGGCGGCAGCGCCGTCGTGTCGCCGGACGCCTCGAACGAGAACCTGTTCTACGTGCACAGGCTGCTCGAACGGCTCGGGGTCGCGGGCGCGGCGTTCCGGGTGGAGCAGGGGGAGACGGCCGAGTTGCCCACGGTGCCGACGCTCAAGCTGCGGGCGGACCGCGCCGCGAACGTCGCGGGCGCCGAGATCTTCGGCGGGCGGCGCGCGGACGGTCTCCCCGGCGGCCCGGCGGGCGGGGTGCTCGTCGTGCTCGATGACGACCTCGAGGGGGCCGGCGAGGACTTCGGCGCCTCGGCCGACTTCTTCCTCTACCTCGGCACGCGGCTCCCCGGCGCGGCGCGCAACGCGGACGCGGTGCTCCCGATCGCGACCTTCGCGGAGATGGACGGCACGTTCACGAACTTCGAGGGCCGCGTGCAGCGCTTCCACCAGGCGCTGAGGCCGCCCGGGCTGGCCCGCCCCGGCTGGATGGTGCTGAGCCGCGTGCTCGCCCGCCTGGGAGACGGCGAGGCCGTCAACGAGGTGCGCGGCGCGTTCGAGCGCATGGTGGCGGAGGCTCCGGCCTTCGCGGGCCTCACGTGGGACGGGATCGGCCTCAAGGGCGCCCCGGCCGCCGGCTCGGCCACGGCGGCGGCCGCCGCGGCCGGCATCCACGGTCCGCAGAAGGCTGACGCGTGA